The Paramormyrops kingsleyae isolate MSU_618 chromosome 11, PKINGS_0.4, whole genome shotgun sequence genome includes a window with the following:
- the fem1b gene encoding protein fem-1 homolog B, with amino-acid sequence MDSLAGYVYKAASEGRVLTLAALLLNHSEAETRYLLSYVTQHAGQRSTPLIIAARNGHAKVVRLLLDHYGVDTEQTGTVRFDGYVIDGATALWCAAGAGHFEVVHLLVLHNANVNHTTVTKSTPLRAACFDGRLAIVRYLVDHHADISIANKYDNTCLMIAAYKGHADVVRFLLERGADPNARAHCGATALHFAAEAGHLDIVKELVSYQAAMVVNGHGMTPLKVAAESCKADVVELLLSHADCDPESRIEALELLGASFANDRENYDILKTYHYLYLAMLERHRDSSRVIPKEVLPPIEAYGRRRECQTPQELETIRQDRDALHMEGLIVRERILGSDNIDVAHPIIYRGAVYADNMEFDQCIRLWLHALHLRQKGNRNTHKDLLRFAQVFSQMIHLNEPVKARDVELVLRCSVLEIERSMARLETSQDPDVPSAVDNYESNIFTFLYLVCISTKTQCSDEERARINKQIYNLIQLDPRSRDGSSLLHLAISSSTPVDDFHTNDVCSFPSAQVTKLLLDCGAQVNAVDQEGNSPLHIIVQYNRPISDFLTLHAIIISLVEAGAHTDMTNKQKKTPLDKSTTGVSEILLKTQMKISLKCLAARAVQQHRISYRNQIPKTLEEFVEFH; translated from the exons ATGGATTCGCTGGCCGGCTATGTGTACAAGGCGGCCAGCGAGGGCCGGGTCCTGACGCTGGCCGCCCTGCTGCTGAACCACTCGGAGGCTGAGACCCGGTACCTGCTCAGCTACGTGACCCAGCACGCAGGCCAGCGCTCCACGCCGCTCATCATCGCCGCTCGCAACGGCCACGCAAAGGTGGTCAGGCTGCTCCTGGACCACTATGGGGTGGATACGGAGCAAACTGGCACCGTCAGATTCGACGG GTATGTGATAGATGGTGCCACAGCCCTGTGGTGTGCAGCAGGGGCCGGTCACTTTGAGGTGGTCCACCTCCTGGTTTTACACAACGCCAACGTGAACCATACGACGGTCACCAAGTCCACACCCCTGCGGGCCGCCTGCTTCGATGGGCGGCTGGCCATCGTGCGTTACCTAGTGGACCACCATGCCGACATCAGCATCGCCAACAAGTACGACAACACCTGCCTGATGATCGCTGCCTACAAGGGCCATGCGGACGTAGTCCGCTTCTTGCTGGAGCGGGGGGCCGACCCAAACGCCAGGGCCCACTGCGGGGCCACGGCTCTGCACTTCGCTGCGGAGGCCGGCCACCTGGACATCGTAAAGGAGCTCGTGAGCTACCAGGCTGCCATGGTGGTCAACGGCCACGGCATGACTCCGCTGAAGGTCGCCGCCGAAAGTTGCAAGGCCGATGTGGTGGAGCTGCTGCTCTCCCACGCCGACTGCGACCCCGAGAGCCGCATTGAGGCCCTGGAGCTGCTGGGCGCCTCCTTCGCCAATGACCGCGAGAACTATGATATCCTCAAGACGTACCACTACCTGTACCTTGCCATGCTGGAGCGTCACCGGGATTCGTCCCGTGTCATCCCCAAGGAGGTACTGCCACCCATCGAGGCGTACGGGAGGCGCAGGGAATGCCAGACCCCGCAAGAGCTGGAGACCATCAGGCAGGACCGTGATGCCCTGCACATGGAGGGGCTGATTGTGCGCGAGAGGATCTTGGGCTCGGACAACATCGACGTCGCACACCCCATCATCTACCGCGGCGCCGTTTACGCCGACAACATGGAGTTCGACCAGTGCATCCGCCTGTGGCTACATGCGTTGCACCTGCGGCAGAAGGGCAACCGCAACACCCACAAGGACCTGCTGCGCTTTGCCCAGGTCTTCTCTCAGATGATCCACCTGAATGAGCCGGTGAAGGCGCGCGACGTGGAACTAGTGCTGCGCTGCAGTGTGCTGGAGATCGAGCGTAGCATGGCCCGGCTGGAGACCTCGCAGGACCCCGACGTGCCCTCGGCCGTCGACAACTATgagtccaacatcttcacctTCCTATACCTGGTGTGCATCTCCACCAAGACGCAGTGCAGCGATGAGGAGCGGGCACGCATCAACAAGCAGATCTACAACCTTATCCAACTGGACCCGCGCTCACGGGACGGCTCGTCGCTGCTGCACCTGGCCATCAGCTCCAGCACGCCTGTGGATGACTTCCACACCAACGATGTGTGCAGCTTTCCCAGCGCGCAGGTCACCAAGCTGCTGCTGGACTGCGGGGCGCAGGTAAACGCTGTGGACCAGGAGGGCAACAGCCCCCTGCACATCATCGTGCAATACAACCGGCCCATCAGTGACTTCCTCACGCTGCACGCCATCATCATCAGCCTGGTGGAGGCCGGGGCGCACACTGACATGACCAACAAGCAGAAGAAGACCCCGCTGGACAAGAGCACCACGGGTGTCTCAGAGATCCTCCTCAAAACTCAGATGAAGATCAGCCTGAAGTGCCTGGCAGCGCGTGCTGTGCAGCAACACCGCATCAGCTACCGCAACCAAATCCCAAAAACCCTGGAGGAGTTTGTGGAGTTTCACTGA